GGAGTTCGGGCACAGAACGGTCATCATCGCGCACCAGGAATCACGCCTGGCGACTGGAGACCGCCTAGCTGTGATCACTGTTGGCGTATCGACCGGCGCTCAGGCCACGGTGCCGCTCATGATGCAGCTTGGCTCCCGGCTGCCTGAGCGGAAGACCATGACGTAAAAAAAACTCGCCGGAAGTCCGATGGACTTCCGGCGAGAGCCGGCCCTTGCGTCCGGCACGGCACGAGCGCGCGGAACCTTCCCATGCGCAGTCGCAGCATACCTCAGAAGCCACGGCGGGGCGGCGACGTTCCGTGCGGCTCCAGCGTGACGATCTCCGTCGCGTCCGTCGCCTGCCGGTGCCCGCATCACCGGGATGCGCCACCGAGACGTCCCGTCCTCGACCTGTCAGACGTTGAAACCAAGGGCGCGGAGCTGCTCGCGGCCGTCTTCGGTGATCTTGTCGGGGCCCCACGGGGGCATCCAGACCCAGTTGATCGTGATGTCGGTGACCAGCGAGTCCGGGCCGTCGACGAGCGCGGACCGGGCCTGGTCCTCGATCACGTCGGTGAGCGGGCAGGCGGCTGACGTCAGCGTCATGTCGAGGGTGGCGGCGTTGTCGTCGGAGACAGTGATCCCGTAGACGAGGCCGAGGTCGACGACGTTGATGCCGAGCTCGGGGTCGACGACGTCGCGCATCGCCTCCTCGATGTCCTCGATCGCCGCCTTGTCGACGGACGGGGCACTGAGCCGGGGCTGGCTGGCCGCGCCGGGCACCATGGCGCCCGCGGTCACGGCCTCCGGCAGCGGGGCGTCCTCGGCCAGAGCGGTGTCGGAAGGAGCGGTGCTGTCGTTCATGCCTGCTTCTCCTGCTCGGGAACGGACCCGGCCTCTAGAGGAAGGGGGGATGCCTCGGCGGCGGAGTCGGTGGGCGACCCGCTGGCGGCCTGGGCAGTGGCGTCCTTCCAGGCCATCCAGCCCAGCAGCGCGCACTTGACCCGGGCCGGGTACTTCGACACCCCGGCGAACGCGACCGCGTCCTCGAGGACGTCCTCGTCCGGCTCGACGGTGCCGCGGGACTGCATGAGCGCCAGGAACTCGCGTTCCAGCGTCATCGCGTCCTCGACACTGCGGCCGATGACCAGGTCGGTCATCACGCTCGCGGACGCCTGGCTGATCGAGCAGCCCTCGCCCTCGTAGGAGACGTCCACGACCGTGTCATCGAGGATCTTCACCCGCACCGTGACCTCGTCGCCGCAGGTCGGGTTGACGTGATGCACCTCGGCGTCGAACGGCTCGCGCAGCCCACGGTGGTGCGGGTTGCGGTAATGGTCCAGGATGATCTCCTGGTACATCGAGTCCAGCTTCACGCTCCGAAGAACCTCCGCACCCCGGCCAACCCTTCCACCAACGCGTCGATCTCGCCGGTGGTGGTGTAAAGGTGGAACGACGCCCTGGTCGTCGCGGGAACGCCGTAGCGCAGGCACACCGGCCGGGCACAGTGGTGGCCGACGCGAACGGCGATCCCCTGCTCGTCGAGGACCTGGCCGACGTCATGCGGGTGGATCGCTCGTCCGTCCTTGCCCGCGAGCAGGAACGAGATCGCCCCGCCCCGGTCGACGGCCTCGGCCGGGCCGATGATCCGCAGTCCGGGCACCTCGACGAGCCGCTCCAGCGCGTAGATGGTGAGCGCGTGCTCGTGCGCGGCGACGGCGGCCATCCCGGCCCCGCCCGCGAGCCCCGTCAGGTAGTCGACGGCGGCGCCGAGCCCGACCGCCTGGGCGATCATCGGGGTGCCGGCCTCGAACCGGTGCGGCGGCGGGGCGTAGGTGCTCCCCTCCATCGTCACCAGCTCGATCATCTCGCCACCACCGAGGAACGGCGGCATGACCTCGAGCAGCTCCCGGCGCCCCCACAGCACGCCGATGCCGGTCGGGCCGCACATCTTGTGCCCGGTGAAGGCGAAGAAGTCGACGCCGAGCGCCGCCACGTCCACCGGCAGGTGCGGCACCGACTGCGAGCCGTCGACCACGGTCAGCGCCCCGACCTCGCGGGCGCGGGCGGCGATCGTCGCCACCGGGTTGACCGTGCCCAGGATGTTCGACTGGTGGACGAACGAGACGACCTTCGTCCGGGCGTTGACGACCTCGTCCAGGTTGGACAGGTCGAGCCGGCCGTCGTCGGTCAGACCAAGCCAGCGCAGCGTCGCGCCGGTGCGCTGGCAGAGCATCTGCCAGGGCACCAGGTTCGAGTGGTGCTCCATCTCGGTGATGACGACCTCGTCGCCCGGGCCGAGCCGGAAGCGCTCGGCCTCGCCGCCGTGGGACGCCGCGTTACTGAACGCGTAGGCGACGAGGTTGAGCGCCTCGGAGGAGTTCTTGGTGAAGACGACCTCGTGCCGGTCGGGCGCGCCGATGAACGCGGCGACCTTGTCGCGGGCGGCCTCGTAGAGCGCGGTCGCCTCCTCGGCGAGCACGTGGATGCCGCGGTGCACGTTGGCGTTGTGCAGCTCGTAGTACTCACGCTCGGCGTCGAGCACCGCGCGCGGCTTCTGCGACGTCGCCGCGCTGTCGAGGTAGACGAGCGGCCTGTCGCCGTGCACGACCCGGTCGAGGATCGGGAAGTCCTTGCGGACGAGCTCCACGTCGAACTCCGCGACGTCGAGCTTGAGAGTGCCAGCCATCGCGCTCACGCTCCCGCGCCGACCTTGACGTACCTGTCGTAGCCGCCCTCTTCGAGCGTGGCCGCGAGCTCCGGGCCGCCCTCGTCGACGATCTTCCCGCCGGCCATCACGTGCACGAACTCCGGCTGCACGTAGCGCAGGATCCGGGTGTAGTGCGTGATCAGCAGTGTGCCGGTCTCGCCGGTCGCGCGGACCGCGTTGATCCCCGCGGAGACGACCCGCAACGCGTCCACGTCGAGGCCGGAGTCGGTCTCGTCGAGGATCGCGATCTTCGGCTTGAGCAGCGTCATCTGCAGGATCTCGTGACGCTTCTTCTCGCCGCCGGAGAAGCCCTCGTTCACGCCGCGCTCGGCGAACGCCGGGTCCACCTCGAGGTCCTTCATCGCCTCCTTGACCTCCTTGATCCACAGCCGCAGCTTCGGGGCCTCGCCCCGGACGGCCGTGGCGGAGGTACGCAGGAAGTTGGAGACGGAGACGCCGGGCACCTCGACCGGGTACTGCATGGCCAGGAAGATGCCGGCGCGGGCGCGGGCGTCGACGCTCATCGCGAGCACGTCCTCGCCGTCCAGCGTGATCGAGCCCTCGGTCACCGTGTACTTCGGGTGGCCGGCGATCGAGTAGGACAGCGTCGACTTGCCGGAGCCGTTCGGCCCCATGATCGCGTGCGTCTCGCCCTTGCGGACGGTCAGGTCGACGCCCTTCAGGATCTCGCGCGGGCCCTCGCCGTCGGTCTCCACCGTGACGTGCAGGTTCTGGATCTCCAAGGTCGACACCGGTCAGGTCACCTTCACTTAAGGTTGGCGGCGGCCAGGTCGACGTAGACGTCGCCGCCCTCGATGGTCACGGGATAGGTGGGCACCGGGTCGGTGGCCGGGAGGCAGGTCGGCTTGCCGCTCTCCAGGTCGAACTGGGAGCCGTGCAGCCAGCACTCGATCTTCCCGTCCTCGACCTCGCCGTCCGACAGCTGGACGTCCTGGTGCGAGCACTCGTCCCGGATCGCGAACACCCGTCCGCCGGAGCGCACCACGCACACCGGCGTCGGCTCGTCCGCACCCTCTACATCAAGCTCGACGCCCAGCGCCGCCTCCTCGGCGACGTCGTCGAGCGCGCACACCCTCTGCCGACTCACGAGCCCACCGCCGCCAGCTCGGCGTCGACGGTGGCGGTCACCCGCTCACGCAGCGACTCGATGCCGACCCGGTCGAGCACCTCGCCGAAGAAGCCGCGCACGACCAACCGGCGCGCCTCCTCGGCCGGGATCCCCCGGGCCATCAGGTAGAACAGCACCTCGTCGTCGAACCTGCCCGTCGCGCTGGCATGGCCGGCGCCGGCCACCTCACCGGTGAGGATCTCCAGGTTCGGCACCGAGTCGGCCCGCGCCCCGTCGGTCAGCACCAGGTTGCGGTTGATCTCGTAGGTGTCGGTACCGACCGCGTCCGCGCCGATGAGCACGTCACCGATCCACACCGAGTGCGCGTCGAGGCCCCGCAGGGCGCCCTTGTAGGTCACCCGGCTGCGGCAGTTGCGCTCCTGGTGGGTGACCAGCAGGCGGTGCTCCTGGTGCTGTCCGGCGTCGGTGAAGAACAGCCCGGCCAGCTCCGCGTCCCCGCCGGGGCCGCGGTAGTCGACCGTCGGGTTGATCCGCACCAGGTGGCCGCCCAGCGTGATGTGGGTGGCCCGCAGCTTCGCGTCCCGGCCGAGCGAGAAGGCGTGCGCCCCGGCGTGCACCGCGTCGCCGTCCCAGTCCTGCAGCGAGACGAAGGTGACCGACGCGCCGTGGCCGACGTACACCTCGACGTTGCCGGCGTACTTCGCCGTGCCGGTGTGGTCGAGAACCACGGTCGCGCGCGCGAACGGGCCGACCTCGATCGCCAGGTGGCTGTAGCAGACCCCGCCTTCGCCCCGCAGCGCCACCATGACCGGCTCGGTCAGCTCGGCCTCGGCCGGGACCGTGACGGCGACGGCGCCGCCGGCCCGCACTGTCGCGAACGCCGCGACCCGGTCGACCGGGGTGAGCACCCGGCCGACGCGCGGGTCGCCCGAGTCCACGAACTCGACCTCGACGCCCTCCGGCGCCGCGACCGAGATGTCGATCTTCCCGTCGGGCTCCTGGCCGGCGATCAGCGGCTTGAGCGGGCGCAGCGGGGTGAACCGCCAGGCCTCCTCCCGACCGGTCGGCACGGGGTGGGCCTCGGGGTCACGGGACCGGACCGGGGCGCTCGGCGCCGGCACCATCGGCGGGCGGCCGGTGGCGTCAATGACCGCCATCAGCCGACCGAGCCTTCCATCTGCAGCTCGATCAGCCGGTTGAGCTCGAGGGCGTATTCCATCGGCAACTCACGGGCGATCGGCTCGACGAAGCCGCGCACGATCATCGCCATCGCCTCGTCCTCGGCCAGGCCCCGGCTCATCAGGTAGAAGAGCTGGTCCTCGCCGACCTTGGAGACGCTGGCCTCGTGACCGATCGACGCGTCGTCCTCGCGGACGTCGACGTACGGGTAGGTGTCGGACCGGCTGACCGTGTCGACGAGCAGCGCGTCGCACTTCACGGTCGAGCGCGACTGCGTCGCGCCCTCGTGGATCTGCACGAGGCCGCGGTAGGACGTCCGGCCGCCGCCGCGGGCCACCGACTTGGAGATGATCTGTGACGACGTGCGCGGCGCCGCGTGCACCATCTTGGCGCCGGCGTCCTGGTGCTGGCCCGCGCCGGCAAACGCGATCGAGAGCACCTCGCCGCGGGCCCGCTCGCCGAGCAGCCACACCGCCGGGTACTTCATCGTCACCTTGGAGCCGATGTTGCCGTCGATCCACTCCATCGTGCCGCCCTCCTGGCAGGCGGCCCGCTTGGTCACCAGGTTGTAGACGTTGTTGGACCAGTTCTGGATGGTCGTGTACCGGCAGCGCGCGTTCTTCTTGACGACGATCTCGACGACCGCGGAGTGCAGCGAGTCCGACGAGTAGACCGGCGCGGTGCAGCCCTCGACGTAGTGCACGTAGGCACCCTCGTCGACGATGATCAGTGTCCGCTCGAACTGGCCCATGTTCTCGGTGTTGATCCGGAAGTAGGCCTGCAGCGGGATATCGACGTGCACACCCGGCGGGACGTAGATGAACGAGCCGCCCGACCAGACGGAGGTGTTCAGCGCGGCGAACTTGTTGTCGCCGACCGGGATCACCGAGCCGAAGTACTCCTTGAAGATCTCCGGGTGCTCGCGCAGGCCGCTGTCGGT
Above is a window of Pseudofrankia saprophytica DNA encoding:
- the sufU gene encoding Fe-S cluster assembly sulfur transfer protein SufU yields the protein MKLDSMYQEIILDHYRNPHHRGLREPFDAEVHHVNPTCGDEVTVRVKILDDTVVDVSYEGEGCSISQASASVMTDLVIGRSVEDAMTLEREFLALMQSRGTVEPDEDVLEDAVAFAGVSKYPARVKCALLGWMAWKDATAQAASGSPTDSAAEASPLPLEAGSVPEQEKQA
- the sufC gene encoding Fe-S cluster assembly ATPase SufC: MSTLEIQNLHVTVETDGEGPREILKGVDLTVRKGETHAIMGPNGSGKSTLSYSIAGHPKYTVTEGSITLDGEDVLAMSVDARARAGIFLAMQYPVEVPGVSVSNFLRTSATAVRGEAPKLRLWIKEVKEAMKDLEVDPAFAERGVNEGFSGGEKKRHEILQMTLLKPKIAILDETDSGLDVDALRVVSAGINAVRATGETGTLLITHYTRILRYVQPEFVHVMAGGKIVDEGGPELAATLEEGGYDRYVKVGAGA
- the sufB gene encoding Fe-S cluster assembly protein SufB — translated: MTTSAETALEGLGSYKFGWADADAYADDVERGLSETVVRGISAKKSEPSWMTDLRLKGLKLFERKPMPTWGADLSGIDFDNIKYFVRSTEKQAESWDDLPADIKDTYDKLGIPEAEKQRLISGVAAQYESEVVYHKIREDLEEQGVIFLDTDSGLREHPEIFKEYFGSVIPVGDNKFAALNTSVWSGGSFIYVPPGVHVDIPLQAYFRINTENMGQFERTLIIVDEGAYVHYVEGCTAPVYSSDSLHSAVVEIVVKKNARCRYTTIQNWSNNVYNLVTKRAACQEGGTMEWIDGNIGSKVTMKYPAVWLLGERARGEVLSIAFAGAGQHQDAGAKMVHAAPRTSSQIISKSVARGGGRTSYRGLVQIHEGATQSRSTVKCDALLVDTVSRSDTYPYVDVREDDASIGHEASVSKVGEDQLFYLMSRGLAEDEAMAMIVRGFVEPIARELPMEYALELNRLIELQMEGSVG
- the sufD gene encoding Fe-S cluster assembly protein SufD, translating into MAVIDATGRPPMVPAPSAPVRSRDPEAHPVPTGREEAWRFTPLRPLKPLIAGQEPDGKIDISVAAPEGVEVEFVDSGDPRVGRVLTPVDRVAAFATVRAGGAVAVTVPAEAELTEPVMVALRGEGGVCYSHLAIEVGPFARATVVLDHTGTAKYAGNVEVYVGHGASVTFVSLQDWDGDAVHAGAHAFSLGRDAKLRATHITLGGHLVRINPTVDYRGPGGDAELAGLFFTDAGQHQEHRLLVTHQERNCRSRVTYKGALRGLDAHSVWIGDVLIGADAVGTDTYEINRNLVLTDGARADSVPNLEILTGEVAGAGHASATGRFDDEVLFYLMARGIPAEEARRLVVRGFFGEVLDRVGIESLRERVTATVDAELAAVGS
- a CDS encoding non-heme iron oxygenase ferredoxin subunit, with protein sequence MSRQRVCALDDVAEEAALGVELDVEGADEPTPVCVVRSGGRVFAIRDECSHQDVQLSDGEVEDGKIECWLHGSQFDLESGKPTCLPATDPVPTYPVTIEGGDVYVDLAAANLK
- a CDS encoding metal-sulfur cluster assembly factor, with protein sequence MNDSTAPSDTALAEDAPLPEAVTAGAMVPGAASQPRLSAPSVDKAAIEDIEEAMRDVVDPELGINVVDLGLVYGITVSDDNAATLDMTLTSAACPLTDVIEDQARSALVDGPDSLVTDITINWVWMPPWGPDKITEDGREQLRALGFNV
- a CDS encoding cysteine desulfurase, with the protein product MAGTLKLDVAEFDVELVRKDFPILDRVVHGDRPLVYLDSAATSQKPRAVLDAEREYYELHNANVHRGIHVLAEEATALYEAARDKVAAFIGAPDRHEVVFTKNSSEALNLVAYAFSNAASHGGEAERFRLGPGDEVVITEMEHHSNLVPWQMLCQRTGATLRWLGLTDDGRLDLSNLDEVVNARTKVVSFVHQSNILGTVNPVATIAARAREVGALTVVDGSQSVPHLPVDVAALGVDFFAFTGHKMCGPTGIGVLWGRRELLEVMPPFLGGGEMIELVTMEGSTYAPPPHRFEAGTPMIAQAVGLGAAVDYLTGLAGGAGMAAVAAHEHALTIYALERLVEVPGLRIIGPAEAVDRGGAISFLLAGKDGRAIHPHDVGQVLDEQGIAVRVGHHCARPVCLRYGVPATTRASFHLYTTTGEIDALVEGLAGVRRFFGA